One part of the Glycine max cultivar Williams 82 chromosome 14, Glycine_max_v4.0, whole genome shotgun sequence genome encodes these proteins:
- the LOC106795877 gene encoding glycerol-3-phosphate dehydrogenase [NAD(P)+]-like: MAPLYLNYYGLCMLNDNYKVKLHFAEIAFSNDQSYSSLGKHVFDVSIQIATRAGGLSAIIVVGMAVIGIVVLYATFYVWLEVEPPNLMKAAYKGYWCIAGEEDKGAKTSRQLRKQAARRLETVHSMRMLKIIMTLTLIILMELNFKKKEVMTSNTSSTNQSAYYPLAVVTVSQKYSGVEIAGALKNVLAIAAGIVEGMNLGNNSMAALVSQGCSEIWWLPCNARHC; this comes from the exons ATGGCCCCTCTGTATCTTAATTACTATGGTCTTTGTATGCTGAACGACAATTATAAAGTGAAACTTCATTTTGCTGAGATAGCATTCTCTAATGACCAATCATATAGCAGCCTTGGGAAGCATGTATTCGATGTTTCAATTCAA ATAGCTACTCGGGCAGGTGGTTTATCTGCTATCATTGTTGTTGGTATGGCTGTAATTGGTATAGTAGTCCTTTATGCCACATTTTATGTTTGGTTGGAAGTGGAACCGCCTAATTTAATGAAG GCTGCTTATAAAGGATATTGGTGTATTGCTGGTGAGGAGGATAAAGGTGCTAAAACCTCAAGGCAGCTGAGAAAACAAGCAGCTCGTAGACTTGAAACAGTTCATTCAATGAGGATGTTGAAGATAATAATGACCTTGACCCTTATAATTCTAATGGAGCTGAACTTCAAGAAAAAAGAGGTGATGACTTCAAATACTTCTTCCACCAATCAAAG TGCATATTATCCACTGGCTGTTGTTACTGTCTCT CAAAAATATTCAG GAGTTGAAATAGCAGGTGCACTCAAGAACGTGCTTGCAATAGCAGCTGGGATAGTAGAAGGTATGAATCTTGGTAACAACTCAATGGCTGCTCTTGTCTCACAAGGTTGTTCAGAGATATGGTGGCTTCCTTGCAATGCTAGACACTGTTAA